A window from Theobroma cacao cultivar B97-61/B2 chromosome 3, Criollo_cocoa_genome_V2, whole genome shotgun sequence encodes these proteins:
- the LOC18606821 gene encoding uncharacterized protein LOC18606821 isoform X1, which produces MEPLLGFEEETIAAYNEELSSSSSSNGYKLVPWLNWTEWESVRKSLFSSSPAKISSALSRISAWRSRGCLPVVIDVTASIIEIQQTDPFFRGDKSKDDLHSEQMLAMVYCMAILRLVNCVVEKTRKRTGISIADAADAIGIPRKLIDVRHEGSHRELPALAVVRDSSIVALNWLKSYYWEPQKKQIPFQRDGAVNVRKEIKSKLRELDFCIKAQQSSELGSLLVKGEGSRQFNHLCCRSKFFSLMAGKVLLSQSGGLKKQIAKTLKSLVSLYSTSSSEVVSVLLEFLLKALDSSSFLDLAKDSKAGRDKHASWDDWELVITKFSKKEPDFLLALLQRVLDMIGSNEALKYQTEGHLTSSDCSKEARQVEHLSSLFAWLVRHLLELKPAKGSGGKSMSNENFTELLRKCLLVSAFGNKHLMDSALHLAQLVGNSVLMEKLNKLRSLGLSSTGDIGENSSLEISKTVRQEQESANQAAKKLELVKLRRMKSTFVKTADDVRNSNRWVVAKSWNPCPLGMLPRALGSSGRMPVLDCHNDCQRDTELVEGKENRELNPCSGKRKASDDIRLLDLSSPKKVKETIGNHESGGEDVSSPDTSGLLMMDGVWKKVAQTELQSISSAVRILV; this is translated from the exons ATGGAACCACTGTTAGGGTTCGAAGAAGAAACGATTGCGGCTTATAATGAAGAactttcatcatcatcatcatccaaCGGCTACAAATTGGTGCCGTGGTTAAACTGGACCGAGTGGGAATCAGTGAGAAAATCTCTCTTCTCCTCTTCTCCGGCGAAGATTTCCTCTGCTCTCTCGAGA ATATCGGCGTGGCGAAGCCGAGGTTGTTTACCGGTTGTGATTGATGTCACTGCTTCAATCATTGAAATTCAGCAGACCGACCCTTTCTTCCG AGGCGACAAATCGAAGGATGATTTGCATTCGGAACAAATGCTAGCTATGGTGTATTGTATGGCAATCTTGag GCTTGTTAACTGTGTGGTTGAGAAGACGCGCAAGAGAACAGGGATTTCCATTGCTGATGCAGCTGACGCCATCGGTATTCCACGTAAGCTGATTGATGTTCGTCATG AGGGTTCTCACCGGGAACTCCCAGCACTGGCAGTTGTTCGGGATTCCTCAATTGTG GCACTTAATTGGCTGAAATCCTATTATTGGGAACCTCAGAAGAAGCAAATTCCATTTCAAAGAGATGGAGCTGTTAATGttagaaaagaaatcaaatcCAAACTCCGTGAATTGGATTTCTGCATAAAAGCTCAGCAGAGTTCTGAACTTGGATCTTTGCTCGTCAAAGGAGAAG GTAGCAGACAGTTCAATCACCTTTGCTGCCGTAGTaaatttttctcacttatGGCGGGCAAGGTCCTTTTATCCCAATCTGGAG GTCTTAAGAAACAGATTGCTAAAACCTTGAAAAGTCTTGTAAGCTTATATTCTACATCATCCTCAGAAGTAGTATCAGTTTTATTGGAATTCTTGCTGAAGGCTTTAGATTCCTCAAGCTTTTTGGACCTTGCAAAAGATTCCAAAGCAGGCCGAGATAAACATGCTTCATGGGATGATTGGGAGCTTGTGATAACAAAATTCTCAAAGAAGGAACCAGACTTCCTTTTGGCCCTTCTTCAGAGGGTTCTTGATATGATTGGGTCAAACGAAGCATTGAAATATCAAACAG AAGGGCATCTGACATCATCAGACTGTAGCAAGGAGGCTCGCCAAGTAGAACATCTTTCATCTTTGTTTGCATGGCTGGTCAGACATCTTTTGGAATTAAAGCCTGCCAAAGGTTCTGGAGGAAAAAGCATGTCAAACGAAAATTTCACAGAGCTCCTTCGTAAATGTCTCTTGGTGTCAGCTTTTGGTAACAAGCATCTCATGGATTCAGCCCTTCATCTTGCACAGCTGGTTGGAAACAGTGTGTTGATGGAGAAACTCAACAAACTCCGGTCACTAGGTTTGTCAAGTACAGGGGACATTGGAGAAAATTCTTCACTCGAGATTTCGAAAACTGTTAGGCAAGAGCAGGAATCTGCTAATCAAGCTGCTAAGAAGCTAGAACTGGTTAAACTTCGCCGAATGAAGAGCACGTTTGTCAAAACAGCAGATGATGTTAGAAATTCAAACAGATGGGTTGTGGCAAAATCATGGAACCCATGTCCTCTGGGTATGTTGCCTCGTGCTCTCGGGTCTTCAGGTCGTATGCCAGTGCTTGACTGTCATAACGACTGCCAAAGGGATACAGAATTAGTGGAAGGAAAGGAGAACCGTGAACTTAACCCTTGCAGTGGCAAGAGAAAAGCTAGTGATGATATCCGGTTGCTGGATTTGTCGAGCCCTAAGAAAGTAAAGGAAACAATAGGGAACCACGAATCAGGTGGCGAAGATGTTTCTTCACCAGACACCTCTGGCCTTCTTATGATGGATGGTGTTTGGAAGAAGGTTGCGCAAACAGAGCTCCAGTCTATATCATCTGCTGTAAGGATTTTGGTGTAG
- the LOC18606821 gene encoding uncharacterized protein LOC18606821 isoform X2 → MEPLLGFEEETIAAYNEELSSSSSSNGYKLVPWLNWTEWESVRKSLFSSSPAKISSALSRISAWRSRGCLPVVIDVTASIIEIQQTDPFFRGDKSKDDLHSEQMLAMVYCMAILRLVNCVVEKTRKRTGISIADAADAIGIPRKLIDVRHEGSHRELPALAVVRDSSIVALNWLKSYYWEPQKKQIPFQRDGAVNVRKEIKSKLRELDFCIKAQQSSELGSLLVKGEGSRQFNHLCCRSKFFSLMAGKVLLSQSGGLKKQIAKTLKSLVSLYSTSSSEVVSVLLEFLLKALDSSSFLDLAKDSKAGRDKHASWDDWELVITKFSKKEPDFLLALLQRVLDMIGSNEALKYQTGHLTSSDCSKEARQVEHLSSLFAWLVRHLLELKPAKGSGGKSMSNENFTELLRKCLLVSAFGNKHLMDSALHLAQLVGNSVLMEKLNKLRSLGLSSTGDIGENSSLEISKTVRQEQESANQAAKKLELVKLRRMKSTFVKTADDVRNSNRWVVAKSWNPCPLGMLPRALGSSGRMPVLDCHNDCQRDTELVEGKENRELNPCSGKRKASDDIRLLDLSSPKKVKETIGNHESGGEDVSSPDTSGLLMMDGVWKKVAQTELQSISSAVRILV, encoded by the exons ATGGAACCACTGTTAGGGTTCGAAGAAGAAACGATTGCGGCTTATAATGAAGAactttcatcatcatcatcatccaaCGGCTACAAATTGGTGCCGTGGTTAAACTGGACCGAGTGGGAATCAGTGAGAAAATCTCTCTTCTCCTCTTCTCCGGCGAAGATTTCCTCTGCTCTCTCGAGA ATATCGGCGTGGCGAAGCCGAGGTTGTTTACCGGTTGTGATTGATGTCACTGCTTCAATCATTGAAATTCAGCAGACCGACCCTTTCTTCCG AGGCGACAAATCGAAGGATGATTTGCATTCGGAACAAATGCTAGCTATGGTGTATTGTATGGCAATCTTGag GCTTGTTAACTGTGTGGTTGAGAAGACGCGCAAGAGAACAGGGATTTCCATTGCTGATGCAGCTGACGCCATCGGTATTCCACGTAAGCTGATTGATGTTCGTCATG AGGGTTCTCACCGGGAACTCCCAGCACTGGCAGTTGTTCGGGATTCCTCAATTGTG GCACTTAATTGGCTGAAATCCTATTATTGGGAACCTCAGAAGAAGCAAATTCCATTTCAAAGAGATGGAGCTGTTAATGttagaaaagaaatcaaatcCAAACTCCGTGAATTGGATTTCTGCATAAAAGCTCAGCAGAGTTCTGAACTTGGATCTTTGCTCGTCAAAGGAGAAG GTAGCAGACAGTTCAATCACCTTTGCTGCCGTAGTaaatttttctcacttatGGCGGGCAAGGTCCTTTTATCCCAATCTGGAG GTCTTAAGAAACAGATTGCTAAAACCTTGAAAAGTCTTGTAAGCTTATATTCTACATCATCCTCAGAAGTAGTATCAGTTTTATTGGAATTCTTGCTGAAGGCTTTAGATTCCTCAAGCTTTTTGGACCTTGCAAAAGATTCCAAAGCAGGCCGAGATAAACATGCTTCATGGGATGATTGGGAGCTTGTGATAACAAAATTCTCAAAGAAGGAACCAGACTTCCTTTTGGCCCTTCTTCAGAGGGTTCTTGATATGATTGGGTCAAACGAAGCATTGAAATATCAAACAG GGCATCTGACATCATCAGACTGTAGCAAGGAGGCTCGCCAAGTAGAACATCTTTCATCTTTGTTTGCATGGCTGGTCAGACATCTTTTGGAATTAAAGCCTGCCAAAGGTTCTGGAGGAAAAAGCATGTCAAACGAAAATTTCACAGAGCTCCTTCGTAAATGTCTCTTGGTGTCAGCTTTTGGTAACAAGCATCTCATGGATTCAGCCCTTCATCTTGCACAGCTGGTTGGAAACAGTGTGTTGATGGAGAAACTCAACAAACTCCGGTCACTAGGTTTGTCAAGTACAGGGGACATTGGAGAAAATTCTTCACTCGAGATTTCGAAAACTGTTAGGCAAGAGCAGGAATCTGCTAATCAAGCTGCTAAGAAGCTAGAACTGGTTAAACTTCGCCGAATGAAGAGCACGTTTGTCAAAACAGCAGATGATGTTAGAAATTCAAACAGATGGGTTGTGGCAAAATCATGGAACCCATGTCCTCTGGGTATGTTGCCTCGTGCTCTCGGGTCTTCAGGTCGTATGCCAGTGCTTGACTGTCATAACGACTGCCAAAGGGATACAGAATTAGTGGAAGGAAAGGAGAACCGTGAACTTAACCCTTGCAGTGGCAAGAGAAAAGCTAGTGATGATATCCGGTTGCTGGATTTGTCGAGCCCTAAGAAAGTAAAGGAAACAATAGGGAACCACGAATCAGGTGGCGAAGATGTTTCTTCACCAGACACCTCTGGCCTTCTTATGATGGATGGTGTTTGGAAGAAGGTTGCGCAAACAGAGCTCCAGTCTATATCATCTGCTGTAAGGATTTTGGTGTAG
- the LOC18606822 gene encoding dolichyl-diphosphooligosaccharide--protein glycosyltransferase subunit DAD1 has product MGRSSSTKDAQALFHSLRSAYAATPVNLKIIDLYVGFAVFTALIQVVYMAIVGSFPFNSFLSGVLSCVGTAVLAVCLRIQVNKENKEFKDLPPERAFADFVLCNLVLHLVIMNFLG; this is encoded by the exons ATGGGGAGATCATCATCAACCAAGGACGCTCAAGCCCTTTTCCATTCTCTTCGCTCTGCTTACGCCGCCACTCCGGTCAATCTCAAg ATCATTGATCTATATGTGGGTTTCGCAGTCTTCACAGCTCTGATTCAG GTAGTTTACATGGCTATTGTGGGATCATttcctttcaactcatttcttTCTGGAGTGCTTTCTTGTGTTGGGACAGCAGTCCTTGCTG TTTGTCTTCGTATTCAAGTGAACAAGGAAAACAAGGAATTCAAG GATCTGCCACCTGAGCGGGCTTTTGCGGATTTTGTTCTTTGCAACTTGGTGCTCCATTTAGTGATCATGAATTTCCTTGGATAA
- the LOC18606823 gene encoding glycerol-3-phosphate acyltransferase, chloroplastic isoform X1, giving the protein MSTLPLPFFSGTSTRAPFSFSLKSSPPSAASSSSSSSLVPFQRVELFRSTSTRTTRSFSCVFYSLKAKAMAELVQDKESGVAATGSSGGGRPEVEHSRTFLEARSEQELLSGIRKEVEAGRLPPNVAAGMEELYQNYRNAVFQSGDPSAVEIVLSNMAVAFDRMLLDVEDPFVFEPYHKALREPFDYYMFGQNYIRPLTDFRNSYVGNLSLFYEIEEKLKQGHNVVLISNHQTEADPAIITLLLEKTNPHVAENMIYVAGDRVITDPLCKPFSMGRNLICVYSKKHMYDVPELVEMKRKANTQSLKQMALLLRGGSKIVWIAPSGGRDRPDPLTEEWYPAPFDSSSVDNMRRLIEHSGAPGHIYPLALLCYNIMPPPPQVEKQIGERRNISFHGAGLSVAPKISFQEIAAACEKSEEAKDVYSQALYKSVTKQYNVLKSAVHGKQGLEASTAGVSLSQPWN; this is encoded by the exons ATGTCTACTTTGCCTCTCCCATTCTTCAGCGGCACTTCCACCAGAGCTCCGTTTTCGTTCTCACTCAAATCTTCTCCTCCTTCTGCTGCTTCTTCttcgtcttcttcttctttggttCCGTTTCAGCGAGTCGAGCTCTTTCGATCTACTTCCACAAGAACGACGAGGAGTTTCTCTTGCGTGTTTTACTCCTTGAAAGCTAAGGCAATGGCTGAGCTCGTTCAAGATAAGGAATCGGGCGTGGCCGCCACTGGTAGCAGTGGAGGCGGGAGGCCGGAGGTTGAGCATTCCCGTACTTTCCTCGAAGCTCGCTCCGAGCAAG AACTTCTATCTGGAATTAGGAAGGAAGTAGAAGCAGGAAGGCTACCTCCAAACGTCGCAGCAGGAATGGAAGAATTATATCAGAATTATAGAAATGCA GTCTTCCAAAGTGGAGATCCCTCAGCTGTTGAGATTGTGCTGTCAAACATGGCTGTTGCATTTGACCGTATGCTTTTGGATGTGGAG GATCCTTTTGTCTTTGAACCCTACCACAAAGCTTTGCGAGAGCCATTCGACTACTACATGTTTGGCCAAAATTATATTCGGCCTTTGACGGATTTCAG AAATTCATACGTTGGcaatctctctcttttctatGAAATAGAAGAGAAGCTTAAGCAG GGTCACAATGTTGTACTTATATCAAACCACCAGACTGAAGCTGACCCAGCCATCATCACATTGTTGCTTGAGAAAACAAATCCACATGTTGCTGAGAACATG ATCTATGTTGCAGGTGACAGAGTCATAACAGATCCTCTTTGCAAGCCTTTCAGCATGGGAAG GAATCTTATATGTGTGTACTCCAAAAAGCACATGTATGATGTTCCTGAGCTTGTtgagatgaaaagaaaagcaaacacCCAAAGCTTGAAACAGATGGCTTTGTTGCTGAG GGGTGGATCAAAAATAGTATGGATTGCACCAAGTGGTGGTAGGGATCGCCCAGATCCCCTTACAGAAGAATGGTATCCT GCACCCTTTGATTCTTCTTCAGTGGACAATATGAGAAGGCTTATAGAACATTCAGGTGCTCCAGGGCATATATATCCCTTGGCTCTATTGTGCTATAACATCATGCCCCCTCCACCCCAG gtagaaaaacaaattggagaaagaagaaacatCTCCTTTCATGGGGCTGGATTATCAGTAGCACCAAAAATCAGCTTCCAAGAAATTGCTGCTGCTTGTGAAAAGTCTGAAGAG GCTAAGGATGTATACTCACAAGCTTTGTATAAGTCTGTGACCAAGCAATACAATGTCCTCAAATCTGCAGTACATGGCAAACAAGGGTTAGAGGCATCAACTGCAGGTGTCTCTTTGTCACAGCCATGGAACTAG
- the LOC18606823 gene encoding glycerol-3-phosphate acyltransferase, chloroplastic isoform X2, with protein sequence MSTLPLPFFSGTSTRAPFSFSLKSSPPSAASSSSSSSLVPFQRVELFRSTSTRTTRSFSCVFYSLKAKAMAELVQDKESGVAATGSSGGGRPEVEHSRTFLEARSEQELLSGIRKEVEAGRLPPNVAAGMEELYQNYRNAVFQSGDPSAVEIVLSNMAVAFDRMLLDVEDPFVFEPYHKALREPFDYYMFGQNYIRPLTDFRNSYVGNLSLFYEIEEKLKQGHNVVLISNHQTEADPAIITLLLEKTNPHVAENMIYVAGDRVITDPLCKPFSMGRNLICVYSKKHMYDVPELVEMKRKANTQSLKQMALLLRGGSKIVWIAPSGGRDRPDPLTEEWYPVEKQIGERRNISFHGAGLSVAPKISFQEIAAACEKSEEAKDVYSQALYKSVTKQYNVLKSAVHGKQGLEASTAGVSLSQPWN encoded by the exons ATGTCTACTTTGCCTCTCCCATTCTTCAGCGGCACTTCCACCAGAGCTCCGTTTTCGTTCTCACTCAAATCTTCTCCTCCTTCTGCTGCTTCTTCttcgtcttcttcttctttggttCCGTTTCAGCGAGTCGAGCTCTTTCGATCTACTTCCACAAGAACGACGAGGAGTTTCTCTTGCGTGTTTTACTCCTTGAAAGCTAAGGCAATGGCTGAGCTCGTTCAAGATAAGGAATCGGGCGTGGCCGCCACTGGTAGCAGTGGAGGCGGGAGGCCGGAGGTTGAGCATTCCCGTACTTTCCTCGAAGCTCGCTCCGAGCAAG AACTTCTATCTGGAATTAGGAAGGAAGTAGAAGCAGGAAGGCTACCTCCAAACGTCGCAGCAGGAATGGAAGAATTATATCAGAATTATAGAAATGCA GTCTTCCAAAGTGGAGATCCCTCAGCTGTTGAGATTGTGCTGTCAAACATGGCTGTTGCATTTGACCGTATGCTTTTGGATGTGGAG GATCCTTTTGTCTTTGAACCCTACCACAAAGCTTTGCGAGAGCCATTCGACTACTACATGTTTGGCCAAAATTATATTCGGCCTTTGACGGATTTCAG AAATTCATACGTTGGcaatctctctcttttctatGAAATAGAAGAGAAGCTTAAGCAG GGTCACAATGTTGTACTTATATCAAACCACCAGACTGAAGCTGACCCAGCCATCATCACATTGTTGCTTGAGAAAACAAATCCACATGTTGCTGAGAACATG ATCTATGTTGCAGGTGACAGAGTCATAACAGATCCTCTTTGCAAGCCTTTCAGCATGGGAAG GAATCTTATATGTGTGTACTCCAAAAAGCACATGTATGATGTTCCTGAGCTTGTtgagatgaaaagaaaagcaaacacCCAAAGCTTGAAACAGATGGCTTTGTTGCTGAG GGGTGGATCAAAAATAGTATGGATTGCACCAAGTGGTGGTAGGGATCGCCCAGATCCCCTTACAGAAGAATGGTATCCT gtagaaaaacaaattggagaaagaagaaacatCTCCTTTCATGGGGCTGGATTATCAGTAGCACCAAAAATCAGCTTCCAAGAAATTGCTGCTGCTTGTGAAAAGTCTGAAGAG GCTAAGGATGTATACTCACAAGCTTTGTATAAGTCTGTGACCAAGCAATACAATGTCCTCAAATCTGCAGTACATGGCAAACAAGGGTTAGAGGCATCAACTGCAGGTGTCTCTTTGTCACAGCCATGGAACTAG
- the LOC18606824 gene encoding protein ABHD17B — translation MGCMVSQLAAKFAFFPPSPPTYQIKKHDNGKLTVVSSSSSTPISVADDTSLDVLLIDTKRGNKIVAFYLKNPYARLTVLYSHGNAADLGQLYDLFVQLKVNLRVNIMGYDYSGYGASTGKPSESNTYADIEAVYQCLQTEYGISQDDLILYGQSVGSGPTLHLAAKLPRLRGVVLHSGILSGLRVLCHVKFTFCFDIYQNINKIRKVKCPVLVIHGTEDDVVNWLHGNGLWKMAREPYEPLWIKGGGHCNLELYPDYIRHLCKFIYEMENMTTEIRLKRIRQSLRLPTRLNTTTSSVTSNGCCKIQLCLPKCPKCPKCPKCPKPRCINCCCWWPKCSCCWRPSCQNCCRKPKCPNCPKCWLGSCCCIKCSQWRCCVDSHNELNGKQEG, via the exons ATGGGGTGTATGGTTTCTCAGCTGGCTGCGAAGTTTGCTTTCTTTCCACCATCTCCACCAACGTATCAGATCAAGAAGCATGACAATGGGAAGCTCACGGTggtttcatcttcttcttcaacgCCTATTTCTGTTGCTGATGATACTTCCTTGGATGTGCTTTTGATTGACACCAAACGTGGGAACAAGATCGTCGCGTTTTACTTGAAAAACCCATATGCACGCCTTACCGTGCTTTATTCTCACGGCAATGCTGCTGACCTTGGCCAGCTCTATGACCTCTTTGTCCAGCTCAAGGTCAACCTCAGAGTCAATATTATGGG GTATGACTATTCTGGCTATGGAGCATCTACTGGTAAG CCAAGTGAATCAAACACATATGCTGATATAGAGGCAGTGTATCAGTGTCTTCAGACAGAGTATGGAATTAGTCAGGACGACTTAATTTTATATGGACAGTCAGTTGGAAGTGGGCCAACATTACATTTGGCAGCTAAACTGCCGAGGCTCAGAGGCGTAGTTCTGCATAGCGGCATTCTTTCTGGCCTTCGTGTGCTCTGCCACGTTAAATTCACTTTCTGCTTCGACATTTATCAG AATATCAATAAAATACGAAAGGTGAAGTGCCCTGTGCTTGTAATACAT GGTACAGAAGATGATGTTGTCAATTGGCTGCATGGAAATGGACTCTGGAAAATGGCGAGGGAGCCATATGAGCCTTTGTGGATCAAGGGAGGTGGCCACTGCAACTTGGAGCTATACCCCGATTACATACGCCATCTTTGTAAGTTCATTTATGAAATGGAGAACATGACAACAGAGATTCGCCTTAAAAGGATTCGTCAGAGTCTCCGTCTACCAACAAGGCTAAATACTACTACTTCCTCGGTTACTAGCAATGGGTGCTGTAAGATTCAATTATGCCTACCCAAATGCCCCAAATGCCCCAAATGTCCCAAATGTCCAAAACCTAGATGCATTAACTGTTGTTGCTGGTGGCCTAAGTGCTCTTGTTGCTGGAGACCCAGCTGCCAAAACTGTTGCAGGAAGCCAAAATGCCCAAACTGCCCAAAATGCTGGTTGGGTTCCTGCTGCTGCATCAAATGTTCACAGTGGAGATGTTGTGTGGATTCACATAATGAGTTAAACGGTAAGCAGGAGGGCTAA